One Streptomyces coeruleorubidus DNA segment encodes these proteins:
- a CDS encoding lytic transglycosylase domain-containing protein — MAALTASQAPGAFPARASVPAPRQAPAQDGPSVSGDAPYRTELPPLRTGKGAGGGAGHQVLGGALPASVFAAYRRAEERLAREAPGCRLRWQLLAAIGQVESGQARGGRVTSDGTTVAPILGPRLDGVAFALIRDTDGGAHDGDTAYDRAVGPMQFIPSTWARWGADGNGDGRTDPNNVFDAALAAGRYLCAGGRDLSVPAQLDRAILGYNQSTAYLRTVRAWYAYFLEGHRVVPDGSAGSSSARPEPSRSPSKPKEASPAPSARRSAPPSRTPSAPASPAPTRTRPATEPGKPDEPRLPTPAPDIELPGDDLLPSGAPLTSNSADSMTASPSTTADTGR, encoded by the coding sequence ATGGCGGCGCTCACCGCGTCACAGGCGCCGGGGGCGTTCCCGGCACGGGCCTCCGTGCCGGCGCCCAGGCAGGCACCCGCCCAGGACGGGCCGAGCGTGTCCGGCGACGCACCGTACCGCACCGAGCTTCCGCCGCTGCGAACCGGGAAGGGCGCGGGCGGCGGGGCGGGTCACCAGGTGCTGGGCGGTGCGCTGCCGGCGAGTGTGTTCGCCGCCTATCGGCGGGCCGAGGAGCGGCTCGCGCGCGAGGCGCCCGGATGCCGGCTGCGCTGGCAGCTGCTGGCGGCGATCGGGCAGGTGGAGTCGGGCCAGGCGCGGGGCGGCAGGGTGACGTCGGACGGTACGACCGTGGCGCCGATCCTCGGGCCGCGGCTGGACGGCGTGGCCTTCGCGCTGATCCGGGACACCGACGGCGGCGCTCACGACGGGGACACGGCCTACGACCGCGCGGTCGGGCCGATGCAGTTCATCCCGTCGACCTGGGCCCGCTGGGGCGCGGACGGCAACGGCGACGGGCGTACGGATCCGAACAACGTCTTCGACGCGGCACTCGCCGCCGGACGGTATCTGTGTGCCGGGGGCCGGGACCTGTCCGTCCCCGCCCAGCTGGACCGGGCGATCCTCGGCTACAACCAGTCGACGGCCTATCTGCGCACGGTCAGGGCCTGGTACGCGTACTTCCTGGAAGGGCACCGGGTGGTGCCGGACGGCTCCGCCGGGTCCTCCTCCGCGCGCCCGGAGCCGTCGCGATCCCCCTCGAAGCCGAAGGAGGCCTCGCCGGCACCCTCCGCCCGGCGGAGTGCCCCGCCGTCCCGTACTCCGTCGGCCCCTGCCTCTCCGGCCCCGACCAGAACCCGCCCGGCCACCGAACCCGGGAAGCCGGACGAGCCACGACTGCCCACCCCCGCACCGGACATCGAGCTCCCCGGCGACGACCTGCTGCCCAGCGGCGCCCCACTCACCAGTAACAGCGCGGACTCGATGACCGCCTCCCCCTCCACAACCGCCGATACTGGGCGGTAA
- a CDS encoding pPIWI_RE module domain-containing protein — protein sequence MAYQYNRPAAYLTDPAQGPFVVPMHTLSLPAHWEEPLLRLYHGGMTEGQAERRRRVPTAAVNQLMRATAPDIVTVDSTARFGSENPWLYCQEAYPMAVTNLYIAAWLKSLPRDADDPETTALLMNCFRDLDTAALSWRPGSVDLLEQKVSPGGTALPAPHVYRLLPDVLGERIARQGPYEHHGQQLTFRQVAGRTGARGQGSGGAELMSNLIEYVPRRRGGGDGKPAYYAATLRITVRTVPFSPVPRVHVAAGVRRFVTGKVYMPYGKGVSAYLLPDDSLVHDGPQPQRFAVAMLEWKNGTTDWRQGGAEGMLARISALDALPSPDRLVKEADHWIHGRDGIRIAIGHQAAMGRHTIGTGLMPSERRRLIEWAEQAIAPEFVPVSKLERSAYARPPKKQLKKLPSIPKNMEKKNPEDLAVILDERELNAAHNAQVLRARLAEALEGKDLTAVVLHQNDAIRDQMIAAAETGLGLAGLRRVHGPDTWVWEAEELTVRLHARPLGSLGAPLGGDSVPRRGQEHDKAIEERRTGVARSMAALREAVPGVRLAFVELDGQDAFRHAKRRSDPKHAIRLGCADAGLVTQFIRPPDPDVETDEALADAGLRAAAAWSDGLRQTGMRLVPQHTLGDTLIPANLNQVAFHLVERRLDGPTGKQQFTPIAVLIRPGAKCVLGKSADMHEWVPYPELLKSLTGRVEGRKNSAEQSALTAAFIKKTLAQLRSTPTLVLAHAQDVRKRWPWLRNDGLERDRLGLDGGPVQRIGLYGKQLRVVRIADGSRDETAQCWAEREELSPELEGKQRGGIAMGLWRSGVRGDSDRVFYSTIGKSGTQSKLTNDDAKLTPHTNASGNNAYRPTVNAWNPDLLELTVACLQPGDDAEAWAAFVHQQRFSEDYRAGREGLALPLILHLARLADDYALPHEVEDVLDPEPQAPAASDPTLSGQLIFDFDLDDRDEE from the coding sequence ATGGCCTACCAGTACAACCGTCCGGCGGCGTACCTGACCGACCCGGCACAGGGCCCCTTCGTCGTCCCGATGCACACGCTCTCCCTGCCCGCCCACTGGGAGGAACCACTCCTGCGCCTCTACCACGGCGGAATGACCGAGGGGCAGGCCGAGCGACGGCGCCGCGTACCCACAGCGGCGGTCAACCAGCTGATGCGCGCCACCGCGCCGGACATCGTCACGGTCGACTCCACGGCACGCTTCGGCTCGGAGAACCCATGGCTGTACTGCCAGGAGGCGTACCCGATGGCGGTGACGAACCTCTACATCGCCGCGTGGCTCAAGAGCCTCCCGCGCGATGCCGACGATCCCGAGACCACGGCCCTGCTGATGAACTGCTTCCGTGACCTCGACACCGCGGCCCTCAGCTGGCGGCCCGGCAGCGTCGACCTCCTCGAGCAGAAGGTGTCGCCCGGAGGAACCGCTCTGCCCGCGCCCCACGTGTACCGGTTGCTTCCCGACGTCCTCGGCGAACGGATCGCGCGCCAGGGACCGTACGAACACCACGGGCAGCAGCTGACGTTCCGGCAGGTGGCCGGCCGCACGGGTGCCCGGGGTCAGGGAAGCGGGGGTGCCGAGCTGATGTCGAACCTGATCGAGTACGTACCCAGGCGGCGCGGTGGCGGCGACGGCAAGCCGGCCTACTACGCGGCGACCCTCCGCATCACCGTGCGCACCGTTCCTTTCTCACCCGTCCCGCGCGTCCACGTGGCCGCCGGCGTGCGCCGGTTCGTCACCGGCAAGGTCTACATGCCGTACGGCAAGGGTGTGTCCGCCTACCTGCTCCCGGACGACTCCCTCGTCCACGACGGCCCGCAGCCGCAGCGCTTCGCGGTCGCCATGCTGGAGTGGAAGAACGGCACCACGGACTGGCGTCAGGGCGGAGCAGAAGGGATGCTCGCCCGGATCAGCGCACTCGACGCACTGCCGTCCCCGGACCGGCTGGTGAAGGAGGCCGACCACTGGATCCACGGCCGGGACGGAATCCGGATCGCGATCGGGCACCAGGCGGCCATGGGCAGGCACACGATCGGCACCGGACTGATGCCCAGTGAACGCCGACGGCTGATCGAGTGGGCGGAGCAGGCGATCGCTCCCGAGTTCGTGCCCGTTTCGAAGCTCGAGCGCAGTGCATACGCGCGGCCACCCAAGAAACAGCTCAAGAAGCTGCCGTCCATTCCCAAGAACATGGAAAAGAAGAATCCCGAAGACCTCGCGGTCATCCTGGATGAGCGTGAGCTGAACGCGGCCCACAACGCTCAGGTTCTGCGGGCACGCCTGGCCGAAGCACTTGAAGGCAAAGACCTCACCGCGGTCGTGCTCCACCAGAACGACGCCATCCGCGATCAGATGATCGCCGCGGCGGAGACGGGGCTGGGGCTGGCCGGGCTCCGGCGTGTGCACGGCCCCGATACCTGGGTGTGGGAGGCCGAGGAGCTGACCGTCCGGCTGCACGCTCGGCCCCTGGGGAGTCTCGGTGCACCGCTGGGAGGCGACAGCGTGCCGCGCCGGGGGCAGGAACACGACAAGGCCATCGAGGAGCGCCGTACCGGTGTCGCGCGCTCCATGGCCGCACTGCGGGAAGCCGTCCCCGGGGTGCGGCTGGCCTTCGTGGAGCTCGACGGGCAGGACGCCTTCCGCCATGCCAAGCGACGGAGCGACCCCAAGCATGCGATCCGCCTCGGCTGCGCGGACGCAGGCCTGGTGACCCAGTTCATCCGTCCACCGGACCCGGATGTGGAGACGGACGAGGCTCTCGCCGATGCAGGGCTGCGTGCAGCCGCAGCCTGGTCGGACGGCCTGCGCCAGACCGGTATGCGGCTGGTGCCTCAGCACACGCTCGGTGACACGCTCATCCCCGCGAACCTGAACCAGGTGGCCTTCCACCTCGTGGAACGCCGCCTTGACGGTCCCACGGGCAAGCAGCAGTTCACGCCGATCGCGGTGCTCATCCGGCCGGGCGCGAAGTGCGTGCTGGGTAAGTCGGCCGACATGCACGAATGGGTGCCGTACCCCGAACTCCTCAAGTCGTTGACGGGCCGGGTCGAAGGCAGGAAGAACAGTGCGGAGCAGTCGGCCCTCACGGCGGCCTTCATCAAGAAGACACTCGCGCAGCTGCGCAGCACCCCGACGCTCGTTCTGGCCCACGCTCAGGACGTCAGGAAGCGCTGGCCGTGGCTGAGGAACGACGGTCTGGAACGGGACAGGCTCGGCCTCGACGGAGGTCCCGTTCAGCGGATTGGTCTGTACGGCAAGCAGCTTCGTGTCGTCCGGATCGCCGACGGCAGCCGGGACGAGACAGCGCAGTGCTGGGCCGAGCGTGAGGAACTCTCGCCCGAGCTGGAGGGTAAGCAGCGCGGGGGCATCGCGATGGGGCTGTGGCGGTCCGGGGTGCGGGGTGACTCCGACCGCGTCTTCTACAGCACGATCGGCAAGTCCGGCACGCAGTCGAAGCTCACCAACGACGACGCCAAACTGACTCCGCACACCAACGCCTCGGGCAACAACGCTTACCGGCCGACGGTGAACGCCTGGAACCCGGACCTCCTCGAGCTGACCGTCGCGTGCCTTCAGCCCGGTGACGATGCGGAGGCATGGGCCGCATTCGTCCACCAGCAGCGTTTCAGCGAGGACTACCGTGCTGGTCGCGAGGGGTTGGCTCTGCCCTTGATCTTGCATCTTGCGCGGCTTGCGGACGATTACGCTCTGCCACACGAAGTAGAGGACGTCTTGGACCCGGAGCCCCAGGCCCCGGCCGCGTCGGACCCGACTCTGTCGGGCCAGTTGATCTTTGACTTCGACCTCGATGACAGGGATGAGGAGTGA
- a CDS encoding signal recognition particle produces MRDRRGWHRRCSPQQLTEVWPANLGSFRPGDLLDVELGLYLLQDVTPTRTAADVWPLLGGYPYSEVFGDVRTDEQRLRVLRARHYLWDMRRRHAWSEALADYLKVPQHLRGYDIDRPGSVPRRREPSRAARRFEIFEELLSTAPRFATRSIPFAEEGEHTFRVQDRTHSVVFDEELLTDTLPRAHALDAPPAGCGEPVDVTWEELEKAADEMDAVEATVPDGPSNGWAGRLRRVKLLVRDAELGRFTEQGRLRIDRLLHLVGMVGAGKSTLRDILTYHLVTRTPRRVTIVVGDVAETLAVVEQFNRLGVRAAPILGHSTRERNINRLHRRTATAGAATMLGHDHAGFAYLSSACPVDVLRGLEARRPLGVREAPCITLYTVPEQEATDGDPLLDEENSTQRDAQGPKPQRRLCPLWNRCPRHRGARDLVDAQVWVATPAGLVHSSVPLHQHQEQLRYLELACRVSDLIIVDEADRVQMQLDTAFAPAGTLVGKAPNSWFDEVAVHKFQQMARDGRLQLSARDVDDWTNAVNTVSAATDRLFALLVKDDKLRQWISVDYFSAFTLHNLLLDSWFPGRKEGERPPAAARTLDGALGRFRDDPLHEQQSLDDDDEVTPLVNTFVHLTLELLHAPQGARTRERLRDTLTGIVGDDSTVLADAELQARRFEFTLLLSALHSRLDFMTTLWPRVEAALNLESASNVLSRRPPKDYEAVIPESPMGNVLGFQFRHDDRERDGDRSGELRFFHCNGVGRELLMRLGDLCAVDGRPGPHVLLMSATSWAGTSSRYHVHAEVGAVLRPHDEEVEAVLGSEFRKEFLYWPGNDRPKPLRLSGCDLEERPQALLHMLHQLAVPDRSLPDAVSMLDAELKEIDDPDRRRVLLLVGSYDEARRAAEYLNQIPEWNGRVTRLVSDDADSDTAWTRLPEDATARTLPRGDVKAFPSVGGDILVAPLLAVERGHNIVLRGGKAAIGTVYFLARPHPRPDDISLAIQSINDWAVRQLRDIDGAFRHNALAAATPDQAAVAFRSRARRQWNRFLTRRLAWSSLRDEEKAAFTWDQLVVMWQVIGRLVRGGVPARVVFVDAAFSPREAGFQDADTPDTSLLASMREVLAPYFEDGNTAQRAPAPIDKSLVRELYEPLYRALVDMG; encoded by the coding sequence GTGCGTGACCGCAGAGGATGGCACCGGCGCTGTTCGCCGCAGCAGCTCACCGAGGTGTGGCCGGCGAACCTCGGCAGCTTCCGCCCCGGCGACCTTCTCGACGTCGAACTGGGCCTGTACCTCCTGCAGGACGTGACGCCCACCCGCACGGCCGCCGATGTCTGGCCGCTGCTGGGCGGTTACCCGTACAGCGAGGTGTTCGGAGACGTCCGCACCGACGAACAGCGGCTGCGCGTTCTGCGCGCCCGCCACTACCTGTGGGACATGCGGCGACGGCACGCCTGGTCGGAGGCGCTGGCCGACTACCTGAAAGTCCCCCAGCACCTGCGGGGATACGACATCGACCGGCCCGGATCCGTGCCGCGCCGTCGCGAGCCGTCGCGCGCCGCACGCCGGTTCGAGATCTTCGAAGAACTGCTCAGCACCGCTCCGCGGTTCGCGACACGATCCATTCCGTTCGCCGAGGAGGGGGAACACACCTTTCGGGTGCAGGACCGTACCCACTCCGTGGTGTTCGACGAGGAACTGCTGACGGACACCCTGCCGCGCGCCCACGCGCTCGACGCACCACCGGCCGGGTGCGGCGAGCCCGTCGACGTCACCTGGGAAGAGCTCGAAAAGGCCGCCGACGAGATGGACGCCGTCGAGGCGACGGTGCCGGATGGGCCGAGCAACGGCTGGGCCGGGCGGCTCCGGCGGGTGAAACTGCTCGTGCGCGACGCGGAACTCGGCCGCTTCACCGAACAGGGACGGCTGAGGATCGACCGGCTGCTGCACCTCGTGGGCATGGTGGGAGCCGGCAAGTCCACACTCCGGGACATCCTGACCTACCACCTCGTCACCCGGACACCCCGCCGGGTCACCATCGTCGTCGGGGACGTGGCCGAGACGCTCGCCGTGGTGGAGCAGTTCAACCGGCTCGGTGTGCGGGCGGCACCGATCCTCGGGCACTCCACCCGGGAACGCAACATCAACCGGCTGCACCGCCGCACCGCCACGGCCGGCGCCGCCACCATGCTCGGGCACGACCACGCGGGCTTCGCCTACCTCAGCAGTGCCTGCCCCGTCGACGTGCTGCGCGGCCTGGAAGCCCGCCGCCCGCTCGGCGTCCGTGAAGCACCGTGCATCACGCTGTACACCGTCCCCGAGCAGGAGGCCACGGACGGCGATCCACTCCTCGACGAGGAGAACAGCACGCAGCGTGACGCACAAGGCCCGAAGCCGCAGCGGAGACTGTGCCCGTTATGGAACCGCTGTCCGCGCCACCGCGGGGCTCGTGATCTGGTCGACGCACAGGTGTGGGTCGCCACCCCGGCCGGTCTGGTGCACAGTTCCGTCCCGCTGCACCAGCACCAGGAACAGCTCCGGTACCTCGAACTCGCGTGCCGAGTCAGCGACCTGATCATCGTCGACGAGGCGGACCGGGTGCAGATGCAGCTCGACACGGCCTTCGCGCCGGCCGGCACGCTGGTGGGCAAGGCCCCGAACTCCTGGTTCGACGAGGTCGCCGTCCACAAGTTCCAGCAGATGGCCCGGGACGGCCGGCTCCAGCTGTCCGCCCGTGACGTCGACGACTGGACCAACGCCGTCAACACGGTCAGCGCCGCCACCGACCGCCTCTTCGCCCTGCTCGTCAAGGACGACAAGCTCAGGCAGTGGATCAGCGTCGACTACTTCAGCGCCTTCACCCTCCACAACCTGCTGCTGGACAGCTGGTTCCCGGGGCGGAAGGAGGGCGAACGCCCGCCTGCGGCGGCCCGGACGCTGGACGGTGCGCTCGGCCGGTTCCGCGACGACCCGCTGCACGAACAGCAGAGCTTGGATGACGACGACGAAGTGACACCCTTGGTGAACACCTTCGTCCACCTCACCCTGGAGCTCCTGCACGCGCCCCAGGGAGCACGGACGCGTGAGAGGCTGCGCGACACGCTCACCGGCATCGTCGGAGACGACAGCACAGTGCTCGCGGACGCCGAACTCCAGGCCCGGCGCTTCGAGTTCACCCTGCTCCTTTCCGCCCTGCACAGCCGTCTCGACTTCATGACCACGCTGTGGCCGCGCGTCGAGGCCGCCCTCAATCTCGAGAGTGCCTCGAACGTGCTCTCCCGCAGGCCCCCCAAGGACTACGAGGCGGTCATCCCCGAGTCGCCCATGGGTAACGTGCTCGGCTTCCAGTTCCGCCACGACGACCGTGAGCGCGATGGTGACCGCAGCGGTGAACTGCGCTTCTTCCACTGCAACGGCGTGGGCCGCGAACTGCTCATGCGGCTCGGCGACCTGTGCGCCGTGGACGGCCGTCCGGGCCCGCACGTCCTGCTCATGTCCGCGACGAGCTGGGCGGGCACGTCGAGCAGGTACCACGTGCACGCCGAGGTCGGTGCCGTTCTGCGTCCTCACGACGAGGAAGTCGAAGCCGTCCTGGGCAGCGAGTTCCGCAAGGAGTTCCTGTACTGGCCCGGAAACGACCGGCCCAAGCCGCTGCGCCTGTCCGGCTGCGACCTCGAGGAACGACCGCAGGCCCTTCTGCACATGCTGCACCAGCTCGCGGTGCCCGACCGGAGCCTGCCTGACGCCGTGAGCATGCTGGACGCCGAGCTGAAGGAGATCGACGATCCGGACCGCCGCCGCGTCCTGTTGCTCGTCGGCAGCTACGACGAGGCACGCCGGGCCGCCGAGTACCTCAACCAGATCCCCGAGTGGAACGGCCGCGTCACCCGACTCGTGTCCGACGACGCGGACTCCGACACCGCCTGGACCCGGCTGCCGGAGGATGCCACCGCACGGACCCTGCCCCGCGGTGACGTGAAAGCCTTCCCCTCGGTCGGCGGCGACATCCTCGTCGCGCCGCTGCTCGCCGTGGAGCGAGGACACAACATCGTCTTGCGCGGTGGCAAGGCCGCCATCGGCACGGTCTACTTCCTGGCACGCCCCCACCCTCGGCCCGACGACATCTCACTCGCCATTCAGTCCATCAACGACTGGGCCGTACGCCAACTCCGAGATATCGACGGGGCCTTCCGGCACAACGCGCTCGCCGCTGCCACCCCCGACCAGGCGGCCGTGGCGTTCCGCAGCCGCGCACGCCGTCAGTGGAACCGCTTCCTCACCCGGCGTCTGGCCTGGTCCAGCCTGCGGGACGAGGAGAAGGCGGCGTTCACCTGGGACCAGCTCGTCGTCATGTGGCAGGTCATCGGTCGTCTGGTGCGCGGTGGCGTGCCGGCCCGGGTGGTCTTCGTCGACGCGGCCTTCTCCCCGCGAGAAGCCGGGTTCCAGGACGCGGACACCCCCGACACCAGTCTGCTCGCGAGCATGCGTGAGGTGCTCGCCCCCTACTTCGAGGACGGGAACACGGCGCAGCGGGCCCCCGCCCCGATCGACAAGTCCCTTGTCCGTGAGCTGTACGAACCGCTCTACCGCGCCCTGGTGGACATGGGCTGA